The Flavobacterium praedii genome window below encodes:
- a CDS encoding GH3 auxin-responsive promoter family protein, producing the protein MSLKSVAAKLFAQKIYKKTQVWANSPVETQKAVFLNLIKEAKQTQFGKDHHFDEIKNFEDFTKQVPVRDYEALKPYVDRVVKGEENVLWKGKPLYFAKTSGTTSGAKYIPLTKESMPYHIEAARNAILLYIHETKNADFVNGKMIFLQGSPILEEKYGIKLGRLSGIVAHFVPKYLQKNRLPSWETNCIEDWETKVNAIVGETIDQDMTVISGIPSWVQMYFEKLQQRGKKPVGEIFKNFNLFIYGGVNYEPYRAKFENLIGRKVDSIELFPASEGFFAYQDSQKEKGMLLLLNAGIFYEFIKSEDFYAENPKRYTIGEVDLGVNYVLIISTNAGLWGYNIGDTVQFTSLKPYRVIVSGRIKHYISAFGEHVIGKEVESALQEAMLGTTIRVNEFTVAPQITPTEGLPYHEWFVEFENEPDESDTFAEALDKAMRKQNIYYDDLIVGHVLKKLVVTKVAKNGFQNYMKSIGKLGGQNKIPRLSNDRNIVDLLAL; encoded by the coding sequence ATGTCACTAAAATCGGTTGCAGCAAAATTATTTGCACAAAAAATATATAAAAAGACACAGGTTTGGGCCAATTCTCCTGTTGAAACCCAAAAGGCAGTTTTCTTAAACTTGATAAAAGAAGCAAAGCAAACTCAATTTGGAAAAGACCATCATTTTGATGAAATTAAGAATTTTGAAGATTTTACAAAGCAAGTTCCTGTTCGCGATTACGAAGCCTTAAAACCGTATGTGGATCGAGTGGTAAAGGGAGAGGAGAACGTACTTTGGAAAGGAAAACCACTCTATTTTGCCAAAACTTCTGGAACAACTTCGGGAGCCAAATACATTCCGCTAACCAAAGAATCGATGCCGTATCATATTGAAGCGGCTCGAAATGCGATTTTACTTTATATACACGAAACCAAAAATGCCGATTTTGTAAATGGCAAAATGATATTCCTGCAGGGAAGCCCAATTCTTGAAGAAAAATACGGAATAAAACTAGGTCGTTTGTCTGGAATTGTAGCGCATTTTGTTCCAAAATATTTGCAAAAAAATCGGCTGCCATCTTGGGAAACCAATTGTATTGAAGATTGGGAAACCAAAGTCAATGCGATTGTCGGCGAAACAATTGACCAAGACATGACCGTGATTTCAGGAATTCCATCTTGGGTGCAAATGTATTTTGAAAAACTGCAACAAAGAGGTAAAAAACCAGTCGGGGAAATTTTCAAAAACTTCAATTTGTTTATTTATGGAGGGGTTAATTATGAACCGTACAGAGCCAAATTCGAAAATTTAATTGGTAGAAAAGTAGACAGTATTGAATTATTTCCAGCTTCCGAAGGATTTTTTGCCTATCAAGATTCCCAAAAAGAAAAAGGAATGTTACTGTTATTGAATGCCGGAATTTTTTATGAATTTATAAAAAGCGAAGACTTTTATGCCGAAAACCCAAAACGTTATACCATAGGAGAAGTAGATTTGGGGGTTAATTATGTTTTAATTATTTCTACCAATGCAGGACTTTGGGGATACAATATTGGTGATACCGTTCAGTTTACATCATTGAAACCCTATCGTGTTATTGTTTCTGGACGCATCAAACATTATATTTCTGCCTTTGGCGAACATGTCATTGGGAAAGAAGTCGAATCTGCGTTGCAGGAAGCTATGTTGGGAACAACAATTAGAGTGAATGAATTTACCGTTGCACCACAAATTACGCCTACCGAAGGATTGCCGTATCACGAATGGTTTGTCGAATTTGAGAATGAACCCGATGAAAGCGACACTTTTGCGGAAGCACTAGACAAAGCCATGCGCAAACAAAACATTTATTATGATGATTTGATTGTGGGACATGTTTTAAAAAAATTAGTAGTAACCAAAGTTGCCAAAAACGGTTTTCAAAACTACATGAAATCGATTGGAAAATTGGGCGGTCAGAATAAAATACCAAGATTATCGAATGATAGGAATATTGTTGATTTATTGGCGTTATAA
- a CDS encoding peptidase: MSNNRLKRKKFFDRLLIKNRLIILNEDTFEEIFSFKLNIMSVFVSLSLGAIFLISITTVLIAFTPLREFIPGYSSSKLKRDATVLALKSDSLSSALKKNELYIKSIQKVLNGDLEYAKFNKDSILSSNDNTSEPVDLSPSTKEKELRERVNKEEKLDAKSQKGDSKKKAR; encoded by the coding sequence ATGTCTAACAATCGATTAAAAAGAAAGAAATTTTTTGACAGATTATTAATCAAAAACCGATTAATAATTTTGAATGAGGATACTTTTGAAGAAATTTTTTCGTTCAAGTTGAACATTATGAGTGTTTTTGTTTCGCTTTCATTGGGAGCTATTTTCTTAATTTCAATTACAACCGTATTGATTGCTTTTACACCATTAAGAGAATTTATACCAGGATATTCTTCTTCTAAATTAAAAAGAGACGCGACCGTTTTAGCATTAAAATCAGACTCCCTTTCTTCAGCGCTAAAAAAAAACGAGCTCTATATCAAATCGATTCAAAAAGTATTGAATGGAGATTTAGAATATGCCAAATTCAATAAAGACTCCATACTTTCTAGCAATGACAATACATCAGAACCAGTAGATTTGTCTCCTTCTACAAAAGAAAAAGAATTGAGAGAAAGAGTGAATAAGGAAGAAAAATTAGATGCTAAATCTCAAAAAGGAGATTCTAAAAAGAAAGCGAGATAA
- a CDS encoding Sec-independent protein translocase subunit TatA/TatB translates to MGRLGLTEILVIVAMILLLFGGKKIPELMKGLGSGIKEFKNAAKDDQTADKKEEETK, encoded by the coding sequence ATGGGAAGATTAGGTCTTACAGAAATCCTTGTAATTGTTGCAATGATTTTATTACTTTTTGGAGGTAAAAAAATTCCAGAATTAATGAAAGGTTTAGGAAGCGGAATTAAAGAATTTAAAAACGCAGCCAAAGACGATCAGACAGCTGACAAAAAAGAAGAAGAAACGAAATAA
- a CDS encoding DUF6909 family protein: protein MKETKNISRSRAQESSAAIEKMYITMRHLFNRGFYKPMGISGDTLREALLALRPEIYGNIAEEKVELNGLLYVIERLPVGIEECRFINLTSDEGYSKSHFKAIVPPKRRRNCYRIDEEQMNVEITRGRSDIYDILTHLTFIFIESHKIRNRVLLDDAGEVSRDWTKLEAAVFQQKKLTLVEKEKAISHAANILGRTFEEVLDIYDSFGNEVAPDRFLHVIYWLGKLAIEEVIDSNKRTITFSPILRERLGHHIHGEVWATNIKEVLKENQLLDRPIHVISANMHSVMNSIFATPILKTKFKDKSDFFIYEELSKSGANELRNQVEAVALKQGMIFLPDTSGTNIDVQIFDTSKIDWPKTSFPKADLGEQKPVLIVMDYAFGEQAYETIDELLKPYKKEILLNVKSVSIMGKAGILEGGKGDIMIPNAHINEGTADNYFFENELTADMFDGNDIAVFAGPMVTVLGTSLQNRDLLKFFHESTWGVIGLEMEGSYYQKAIQSASKIRKSVPQDIKVRYAYYASDNPLETGSTLASGGLGTTGVKPTYLITIKILEQIFNIK from the coding sequence ATGAAAGAGACTAAAAATATATCCAGATCCAGAGCACAAGAATCATCGGCGGCTATTGAAAAAATGTACATCACGATGCGCCATCTTTTCAATAGAGGATTTTACAAACCCATGGGAATTTCTGGTGATACTTTAAGAGAAGCATTATTGGCTTTAAGACCCGAAATTTATGGAAATATTGCTGAAGAGAAAGTCGAATTAAACGGACTTTTATATGTTATAGAACGCCTTCCGGTAGGAATAGAGGAATGTCGTTTTATCAATTTAACGTCGGATGAAGGCTATTCGAAATCGCACTTCAAAGCAATTGTTCCTCCAAAAAGACGTCGCAATTGTTACCGAATTGACGAAGAACAAATGAATGTGGAAATCACTCGAGGACGATCAGACATTTATGATATTTTGACGCATTTGACCTTTATTTTTATCGAATCACATAAAATAAGAAATAGAGTTTTATTAGACGATGCAGGGGAAGTTTCCCGTGATTGGACAAAATTGGAAGCAGCGGTATTTCAACAAAAAAAACTGACTTTGGTCGAAAAAGAAAAAGCCATTTCGCATGCGGCTAATATTCTGGGAAGAACTTTTGAGGAAGTTTTGGATATTTATGATTCTTTTGGAAATGAAGTGGCACCAGATCGGTTTTTGCATGTTATTTATTGGTTGGGGAAACTAGCCATAGAAGAAGTTATTGACAGTAATAAAAGAACGATTACGTTCAGTCCAATTCTACGGGAGCGTTTGGGACACCATATTCACGGTGAAGTTTGGGCGACCAACATTAAGGAAGTCTTGAAAGAAAACCAACTCTTGGATAGACCCATTCACGTGATTAGTGCCAACATGCACTCGGTGATGAATTCTATTTTTGCCACTCCTATTTTGAAAACAAAATTCAAGGACAAGTCTGATTTTTTTATTTACGAAGAATTGAGTAAATCGGGAGCCAATGAGCTTCGCAATCAAGTAGAAGCTGTAGCACTGAAACAAGGAATGATTTTCTTGCCAGATACTTCAGGAACCAATATAGACGTTCAAATTTTTGACACATCCAAAATAGATTGGCCCAAAACTTCTTTTCCAAAGGCCGATTTAGGAGAGCAAAAACCAGTGCTTATTGTGATGGATTATGCTTTTGGTGAACAAGCTTATGAAACAATAGACGAGTTGTTAAAACCTTATAAAAAAGAAATCTTACTCAATGTAAAATCGGTTTCGATTATGGGGAAAGCAGGAATCCTTGAAGGGGGAAAAGGAGATATTATGATTCCGAATGCCCATATTAATGAAGGAACCGCGGATAATTATTTCTTTGAAAACGAATTAACCGCTGACATGTTTGATGGCAATGACATTGCTGTTTTTGCAGGACCAATGGTTACCGTTCTAGGAACGTCTTTGCAAAACCGTGATTTATTAAAGTTTTTTCATGAATCGACTTGGGGCGTTATTGGTCTAGAAATGGAAGGTTCCTATTATCAAAAAGCCATTCAATCGGCTTCAAAAATTAGAAAAAGTGTTCCTCAAGATATAAAGGTACGATATGCCTATTACGCTTCGGATAACCCATTAGAAACAGGAAGTACCTTGGCTTCAGGTGGCTTGGGAACTACTGGAGTGAAACCTACCTATCTGATTACCATTAAAATTTTGGAACAAATTTTCAATATAAAATAA